In Candidatus Delongbacteria bacterium, one genomic interval encodes:
- the thrS gene encoding threonine--tRNA ligase produces the protein MITLRFPDGSTREVESGLNPLEIAQGLSRSLAKAALAAKVNGTTVSLLQPVSESCDFQILTWDDPEGRAVYWHSSAHVMAQAVKELWPEARLDDGPPEETGFFYDISFPTPLSESDFPRIEAKVAEVLKRKSKMVRRELTAAEAREFFKDKGEDFKLDLIDAIEARGENITVYDQGDWTDLCRGPHLPSTEEIRNFKVMSMAGAYLRGDQENEQLTRLRAVTFPKQQMLTDYLFMLEEAKKRDHRKLGKELDLYSFHEVGPGFPFWHPNGMVVYNSLAQFWRELHTADGYSEIKTPIILSEELWHKSGHWANYHDNMYFTEIDESTYAVKPMNCPGCCMVYSSVPHSYKELPIRMGEMGLVHRHEKSGALQGLMRVRQFTQDDAHIFCLNEQIEDEILKVIRLIDKIYGTFGFEYKMELSTRPEEKFIGSLEMWDNAENMLKGALASWGKPYKLNPGDGAFYGPKIDFHIMDSLRRSWQCATIQLDFSMPERFGLEYVGEDGERHRPVMIHRAIFGSFERFIGILVEHFAGNFPTWLAPVQVAVLPLTDSQLEAASAVHQALLQAGIRAHLETRSEKIGYKIRLAETRKIPWMLVIGAREAEENKVAVRRHGHGDLGQMSTPDFIGRIREEIATRALDLSHQPGGSEHRQG, from the coding sequence ATGATCACGCTACGCTTTCCGGATGGGTCCACCCGCGAAGTTGAGTCGGGGTTGAACCCACTGGAGATCGCCCAGGGATTAAGTCGCTCCCTAGCCAAGGCCGCCCTCGCCGCCAAGGTCAACGGGACCACTGTATCCTTGCTTCAGCCTGTGTCGGAGTCCTGCGACTTCCAGATCCTCACCTGGGACGATCCCGAGGGTCGGGCCGTGTATTGGCACAGCTCCGCCCATGTGATGGCCCAGGCGGTCAAGGAACTCTGGCCGGAGGCCCGTCTTGACGACGGCCCGCCGGAGGAGACCGGTTTCTTCTATGACATCTCCTTCCCGACTCCCCTGAGCGAGTCGGATTTTCCCCGCATCGAGGCCAAGGTCGCCGAGGTGCTCAAGCGCAAGTCGAAGATGGTGCGCCGCGAGCTGACGGCCGCCGAAGCCCGCGAGTTCTTCAAGGACAAAGGCGAGGACTTCAAGCTGGACCTGATCGACGCCATTGAGGCGCGCGGCGAGAACATCACCGTGTACGACCAGGGCGACTGGACCGACCTCTGCCGTGGCCCGCATCTGCCCTCCACGGAGGAGATCCGCAATTTCAAGGTCATGTCCATGGCCGGTGCGTATCTGCGCGGCGATCAGGAGAACGAGCAGCTGACGCGCCTGCGTGCGGTCACCTTTCCCAAGCAGCAGATGCTGACCGATTACCTCTTCATGCTCGAAGAGGCGAAGAAGCGCGACCATCGCAAGCTGGGCAAGGAGCTGGATCTCTACAGCTTCCACGAAGTGGGGCCCGGCTTTCCCTTCTGGCATCCCAACGGCATGGTGGTGTACAATTCGCTGGCCCAGTTCTGGCGCGAGCTGCACACGGCCGACGGCTACTCGGAGATCAAGACCCCGATCATCCTTTCCGAAGAGCTGTGGCACAAGAGCGGACACTGGGCCAACTACCATGACAACATGTACTTCACCGAGATCGACGAGTCGACCTACGCGGTGAAGCCGATGAACTGCCCCGGCTGCTGCATGGTCTACAGCAGCGTGCCCCATTCCTACAAGGAATTGCCGATCCGGATGGGCGAGATGGGCCTGGTGCACCGCCACGAGAAGAGCGGCGCCCTGCAGGGACTGATGCGCGTGCGCCAGTTCACCCAGGACGATGCCCATATTTTCTGCCTGAACGAGCAGATCGAGGACGAGATCCTCAAGGTGATCCGCCTGATTGACAAGATCTACGGCACCTTTGGTTTCGAATACAAGATGGAACTGTCCACGCGGCCCGAAGAGAAGTTCATCGGCAGCCTGGAGATGTGGGACAACGCCGAGAACATGCTCAAGGGCGCCCTGGCCAGCTGGGGCAAACCCTACAAGCTCAACCCGGGTGATGGTGCCTTCTATGGCCCCAAGATCGACTTCCACATCATGGACAGCCTGCGGCGCAGCTGGCAGTGTGCCACGATCCAGCTGGACTTCAGCATGCCCGAGCGCTTCGGTCTGGAGTACGTGGGTGAAGACGGCGAACGCCATCGCCCCGTGATGATTCACCGGGCCATCTTCGGCAGCTTCGAGCGTTTCATCGGGATTCTGGTGGAGCACTTCGCCGGCAACTTCCCGACCTGGCTGGCCCCCGTGCAGGTGGCCGTGCTGCCCCTGACCGACAGCCAGCTCGAGGCGGCCAGCGCTGTCCATCAGGCCCTGCTGCAGGCGGGCATCCGCGCGCATCTCGAGACGCGCAGCGAAAAGATCGGATACAAGATTCGGCTGGCGGAAACCCGCAAGATCCCCTGGATGCTGGTCATCGGGGCCCGCGAAGCCGAAGAGAACAAAGTGGCTGTACGTCGCCACGGACACGGGGATCTGGGGCAGATGAGCACCCCTGATTTCATCGGGCGCATCCGCGAGGAAATCGCGACACGCGCCCTGGATCTGTCTCACCAGCCAGGAGGGTCGGAACATCGCCAAGGCTAG
- a CDS encoding translation initiation factor IF-3, producing MAKARFRPKPVPQAPKNNINDKIRVPEVRLIDQDGEQRGVVETSVALQMAIDAGADLVEVAPNAEPPVCKIMDYGKFLYQASKKEKAAKARQHTITVKSIRMTPMINAHDLETKVQHTREFLAEGNKVKIFVMFRGRMITHKDLGFATLAKVIELIGDAAVVEQQPLMEGPRNLSILLSPGKKKTTTTHETDE from the coding sequence ATCGCCAAGGCTAGATTCCGTCCGAAGCCTGTTCCTCAGGCACCGAAGAACAACATCAATGACAAGATCCGGGTCCCCGAAGTTCGCCTGATCGATCAGGACGGCGAGCAGCGTGGGGTCGTGGAAACCTCGGTGGCGCTGCAGATGGCCATCGATGCCGGAGCCGATCTGGTGGAAGTGGCACCCAACGCGGAGCCGCCGGTCTGCAAGATCATGGACTACGGCAAGTTCCTGTACCAGGCCTCCAAGAAGGAAAAGGCGGCCAAGGCCAGGCAGCACACGATCACGGTCAAGAGCATTCGCATGACCCCCATGATCAACGCCCACGATCTTGAAACCAAGGTGCAGCACACGCGGGAGTTTCTGGCGGAAGGCAACAAGGTCAAGATCTTCGTGATGTTCCGGGGGCGCATGATCACCCACAAGGACCTGGGTTTTGCCACTCTGGCCAAGGTGATCGAACTGATTGGCGACGCGGCCGTGGTGGAGCAGCAGCCGTTGATGGAGGGACCGCGCAACCTCTCGATCCTGCTGAGCCCCGGCAAGAAGAAAACGACGACGACACACGAAACGGACGAATAG
- the rpmI gene encoding 50S ribosomal protein L35: MPKMKSNRGAAKRFKLTGSGKVKRNQAYAGHILTKKSPDRKRDLRHSCLVHEADERRVKRMLAK, encoded by the coding sequence ATGCCCAAGATGAAGAGCAACCGGGGTGCTGCCAAGCGCTTCAAGCTCACCGGGTCGGGCAAGGTCAAGAGGAACCAGGCCTATGCCGGTCACATCCTGACCAAGAAGTCCCCCGATCGCAAGCGCGATCTGCGGCACTCTTGCCTGGTTCACGAAGCGGACGAGCGCCGCGTCAAACGCATGCTAGCGAAGTAG
- the rplT gene encoding 50S ribosomal protein L20, protein MPRATNNPASKQRRKRVFKAAKGFRGGRRNLLRQTLEAVDRSMAFSTAHRKKRIGDFRRLWITRINAAVRQYDLSYSRFIHLLDAKGIQLDRRQLADMAVRNPEAFGALVKTLV, encoded by the coding sequence ATGCCGAGGGCAACAAACAATCCGGCCTCCAAGCAGCGCCGGAAGCGTGTATTCAAGGCAGCCAAGGGTTTCCGCGGCGGCCGTCGCAATCTTCTGCGCCAGACCCTGGAGGCCGTTGATCGCTCAATGGCCTTTTCCACGGCTCACCGCAAGAAGCGCATCGGGGACTTCCGTCGTCTCTGGATCACGCGCATCAACGCGGCCGTGCGCCAGTACGACCTGAGCTATTCCCGCTTCATCCACCTGCTGGATGCCAAGGGAATCCAGCTGGATCGCCGGCAGTTGGCCGACATGGCCGTGCGCAACCCGGAAGCCTTCGGGGCACTGGTCAAGACCCTGGTGTAG
- the pheS gene encoding phenylalanine--tRNA ligase subunit alpha, producing the protein MDQQLAELRRSFQQALAAAGDSEGLATVHRDFLGGKGALKTLFSQMKSLSAEERPLFGARVNELRQELEAAFHERQDAFKAARRVAPVDLSLPGEALLPGGLHPLSQVMDRIIQIFSAMGFVVNDGPEVETEYYNFDALNTPFWHPARRESDSLYLEQGHMLRTETSPVQIRVMQRQKPPLRMIAPGRVYRNDKPDATHSPMFMQVEGLFVDEGVTFADLKGTLLEFYRRMFGRETSLRFRPHFFPFTEPSAEVDVSCVFCKGSGCRVCKQSGWLEMGGSGMVDPNVFDEVGIDSERYTGYAFGLGIERMAMLLYGVNDIRLFYENDLRFLRQF; encoded by the coding sequence ATGGATCAGCAGTTGGCGGAGCTGCGCAGGAGTTTCCAGCAGGCGCTGGCGGCTGCCGGTGACAGCGAGGGGCTGGCGACCGTCCACCGGGATTTCCTGGGGGGCAAGGGAGCGCTCAAGACCCTGTTCAGCCAGATGAAGAGCCTGTCCGCGGAGGAGCGCCCGCTCTTCGGCGCCCGGGTCAACGAGTTGCGTCAGGAACTGGAAGCCGCGTTCCACGAGCGCCAGGATGCCTTCAAGGCCGCCCGGCGTGTCGCACCCGTGGACCTGAGCCTGCCCGGCGAAGCCTTGCTGCCCGGAGGCCTGCATCCACTCTCGCAGGTGATGGACCGCATCATCCAGATTTTCTCGGCCATGGGTTTCGTGGTCAATGATGGCCCCGAAGTCGAGACCGAGTACTACAACTTCGATGCGCTGAACACGCCCTTCTGGCATCCGGCCCGACGCGAGAGCGACTCGCTGTATCTCGAGCAGGGCCACATGCTGCGCACCGAGACCAGCCCCGTGCAGATCCGCGTGATGCAACGGCAGAAGCCCCCGCTGCGGATGATCGCCCCCGGGCGAGTCTACCGCAACGACAAGCCCGACGCGACCCACAGCCCGATGTTCATGCAGGTCGAAGGCCTGTTCGTGGACGAGGGCGTGACCTTTGCCGATCTCAAGGGCACCCTGCTGGAATTCTACCGCCGGATGTTCGGGCGTGAGACAAGCCTGCGCTTCCGTCCCCACTTTTTCCCCTTCACCGAGCCCAGCGCCGAGGTGGACGTGTCCTGCGTGTTCTGCAAGGGATCGGGCTGCCGGGTCTGCAAGCAGTCGGGCTGGCTTGAAATGGGCGGCAGCGGCATGGTGGATCCCAACGTCTTTGACGAAGTGGGCATCGACAGCGAGCGCTACACGGGCTACGCCTTCGGGCTGGGCATCGAGCGCATGGCCATGCTGCTGTACGGCGTGAACGACATCCGACTGTTCTACGAGAACGACCTGCGCTTCCTGCGCCAGTTCTAG
- a CDS encoding phenylalanine--tRNA ligase subunit beta gives MKISLNWLNELVPVSQDARGVQGLVDDLTMLGFEVESVTPFSRDLSGVICARITEVNPHPDADKLRLVTVDRGADGPLTLVCGAPNVRTGMRVPLARLGATLPGMDGPLKKAKIRGVVSEGMLCSNVELGLSDDHSGLLELDESWAVGESLQERLGCCDTVLDVDITQNRGDAFSILGLARELAACRKLPLSIPASPAPARSPQTLPLTVTIEECCAREAAPRYMGLLLDNVSVAPSPRWLQDRLEAVGLRAINNVVDVTNYVMWELGHPLHAFDLRQVRGSAIHVRFAQPGESFVTLDGATRELDGSEVLICDSERPVALGGIMGGENSGIADDTTSVLLECACFDPVVIRMGARRLNIASDSARRFERGVDMQNLDVVIQRAAGLLSELAGARIAGDTVDCHPAPRSWPEVTLRPQRANSLLGLQLSPDTMAAHLRSLGIEVHEDAGLLKCTAPGWRFDLEREVDFIEEIVRLEGYDSVPSALNARVPLDQPQDARPAFQRRLRDRLVQLGFRQISSYSMMDPAVLDAVWPARKSLIINNPLAAEMSRLRNSLLPSLLQAAIYNLNRRQRVVRLFELDREFHPDGQSDTGCREPRHLCAVLAGDFREAGWLGAGRTATVHDLREALLALLDELGATPEFRPCAEGPWSENSREVLLEGVSVGTFGEIRPQVLEALGGAEAVFAFDLDLEVLLARPTGERQFRSFPRQPAVHRDLSVLLDKAREAAEVEELIRKQSKGLLQDLRLFDVYEGQGVPAGKHSLSWALQFNSEERSLSDGDVEPVMRRIIAALERDLAATLRT, from the coding sequence ATGAAGATCTCACTCAACTGGCTGAACGAGCTGGTACCGGTATCACAGGATGCGCGCGGCGTGCAGGGGCTGGTGGACGACCTGACCATGCTCGGCTTCGAAGTGGAAAGCGTCACGCCCTTCAGCCGCGACCTGAGCGGCGTGATCTGTGCGCGCATCACCGAGGTCAATCCGCACCCGGATGCCGACAAGCTGCGCCTGGTCACGGTGGACAGGGGCGCCGACGGCCCGCTGACCCTGGTCTGTGGAGCCCCCAATGTGCGGACAGGCATGCGTGTGCCATTGGCCAGGCTGGGCGCGACCTTGCCCGGCATGGACGGCCCGCTGAAGAAGGCGAAGATCCGTGGGGTGGTCAGTGAGGGCATGCTCTGCAGCAATGTGGAACTGGGTCTTTCCGACGACCACAGCGGCCTGCTGGAACTGGATGAGAGCTGGGCTGTGGGCGAGAGTCTGCAGGAGCGTCTGGGCTGCTGTGACACGGTTCTGGATGTGGACATCACCCAGAACCGCGGCGATGCGTTCTCGATCCTGGGACTGGCCCGCGAACTGGCCGCCTGCCGCAAGCTGCCCCTGAGCATTCCGGCGAGCCCGGCACCCGCGCGCTCGCCGCAGACCCTGCCCCTGACGGTCACCATCGAGGAGTGCTGCGCGCGCGAGGCGGCTCCCCGGTACATGGGGCTGCTGCTGGACAATGTGAGCGTGGCCCCCAGCCCGCGCTGGCTTCAGGACCGGCTGGAAGCCGTGGGCCTGCGTGCCATCAACAACGTGGTGGACGTGACCAACTACGTGATGTGGGAACTGGGCCACCCGCTGCATGCCTTCGACCTGCGCCAGGTGCGCGGATCGGCGATCCATGTGCGCTTCGCACAACCCGGCGAGAGTTTCGTGACACTCGATGGTGCCACGCGCGAACTGGACGGCAGTGAGGTCCTGATCTGCGACAGCGAGCGCCCCGTGGCATTGGGCGGCATCATGGGCGGCGAGAACTCGGGAATCGCCGACGACACCACCTCGGTGCTGCTGGAGTGTGCGTGTTTCGATCCGGTCGTGATCCGGATGGGCGCGCGTCGCCTGAACATCGCCAGCGATTCGGCGCGCCGCTTCGAACGCGGGGTGGACATGCAGAATCTGGACGTCGTGATCCAGCGGGCGGCCGGACTGCTGAGCGAACTGGCGGGTGCCCGGATAGCCGGAGACACCGTGGACTGTCATCCCGCGCCGCGCAGCTGGCCCGAAGTGACACTGCGCCCGCAACGGGCCAACTCCCTCCTTGGACTGCAACTGAGCCCCGACACCATGGCCGCCCACCTGCGCAGCCTGGGAATCGAAGTGCACGAGGATGCTGGCCTGCTCAAGTGCACGGCGCCCGGCTGGCGCTTCGACCTGGAACGGGAAGTGGATTTCATTGAAGAAATCGTGCGCCTGGAAGGTTACGACAGCGTGCCCAGCGCCCTGAATGCCCGGGTGCCCCTGGACCAGCCTCAGGATGCGCGACCCGCATTCCAGCGGCGCCTGCGTGACCGTCTGGTGCAGCTGGGATTCCGCCAGATCAGCAGTTATTCGATGATGGATCCGGCCGTGCTCGATGCGGTCTGGCCCGCGCGTAAGTCGTTGATCATCAACAATCCGCTGGCTGCCGAGATGAGTCGGTTGCGCAACTCACTGCTGCCCTCGCTGCTGCAGGCCGCGATCTACAATCTGAATCGCCGCCAGCGAGTGGTGCGTCTGTTCGAACTGGATCGCGAGTTCCATCCCGATGGCCAGAGCGATACGGGCTGCCGCGAACCGCGTCATCTTTGCGCCGTGCTGGCCGGTGATTTCCGCGAGGCCGGTTGGCTGGGGGCTGGCCGTACCGCCACCGTTCATGATCTGCGTGAAGCCCTGCTGGCGCTGCTGGATGAGCTGGGGGCCACGCCCGAATTCCGCCCCTGCGCCGAAGGCCCCTGGTCCGAGAATTCCCGCGAGGTCTTGCTGGAAGGAGTGTCCGTGGGCACCTTTGGCGAAATCCGGCCCCAGGTACTGGAAGCCCTCGGTGGAGCGGAAGCGGTCTTCGCCTTCGACCTGGACCTGGAGGTGCTGCTGGCGCGCCCCACGGGCGAGCGCCAGTTCCGCTCCTTCCCGCGCCAGCCCGCCGTGCACCGGGACCTGAGCGTGTTGCTGGACAAGGCGCGCGAGGCAGCCGAGGTGGAGGAGCTGATCCGCAAGCAGTCGAAAGGCCTGCTGCAGGACTTGCGCCTGTTTGATGTCTATGAGGGACAGGGAGTTCCTGCAGGGAAACACTCGCTCAGCTGGGCACTTCAGTTCAATTCCGAAGAGCGCTCGCTCAGCGATGGGGATGTGGAACCGGTGATGCGGCGCATCATTGCCGCGCTTGAGCGGGATCTTGCGGCAACTCTGAGGACCTGA
- a CDS encoding cell division protein ZapA — protein MSTERLQTLSIFGKEFPIRTSEAPDRVEAVAAHVDACMREVAGTLAVKDPVRVAILASLNIAGDMRASREAHDDIEFRLRRLVNRVDRALNPESGLPEA, from the coding sequence ATGTCGACAGAACGCCTTCAGACGCTCTCGATTTTCGGCAAGGAGTTTCCGATTCGTACCAGCGAAGCCCCCGATCGAGTGGAAGCGGTGGCTGCCCATGTCGATGCCTGCATGAGAGAGGTGGCCGGAACTCTGGCCGTGAAGGATCCGGTGCGGGTGGCCATTCTGGCCTCGCTGAACATCGCCGGGGACATGAGGGCTTCGCGTGAGGCGCACGACGACATTGAGTTCCGACTGCGCCGTTTGGTGAACCGGGTCGACCGGGCACTGAATCCCGAGTCCGGATTGCCGGAGGCGTGA
- the rny gene encoding ribonuclease Y, whose product MTPVIIIIAAVVALLAGIALGFRLAMRGADSHYAERVREAEQLRAEADQASETLKHEARLELEEERARQQEQLEEERHQAENRIKDRENDLRERELTLQKKLDHTKTRELDLKHKEQLLENNEAQLERNRQKVDTIIDEQNAKLETIAAMTRDEARQHLFDNLKRKVQRESVQHFNEIREKARLYAFQEARQILLSAMERTCLELSHQGTVTTVKLTSDEIKGRIIGREGRNIRSFETVTGVELLVDDTPQTVILSSFDPLRREIARITLERLLNDGRIHPARIEEVHESTVEEMDLMLREIGEQAMLDLGVHGLHPELVLNLGRLGFKNAWGQNVLAHSKEVATIAGILAAELGLDPRQVRRAGLLHDIGMALDGYSEKKSTELGGDLVKKLGENPVIEQAIRSMGNEQQRDNLISSLLSIANTISSSRPGVRDDEIGHYVQRLTQIEAIAHEFEGVDKAFVLQAGRELRVLVSNTVLEDDELDDLAQNLAQRIQREVLYPGQIKISVLREFRSVELAH is encoded by the coding sequence ATGACCCCAGTCATCATCATCATCGCCGCCGTTGTGGCCCTGCTGGCGGGCATTGCGCTCGGTTTCCGGCTGGCCATGCGCGGAGCCGATTCCCACTACGCCGAACGGGTGCGCGAAGCCGAGCAGCTGCGTGCCGAGGCGGATCAGGCCAGCGAGACGCTGAAACACGAAGCCCGGCTGGAACTCGAGGAAGAGCGGGCCCGCCAGCAGGAGCAGCTTGAGGAAGAGCGACACCAGGCCGAGAATCGCATCAAGGACCGCGAGAACGACCTGCGCGAACGTGAGCTGACTCTTCAGAAGAAGCTGGATCACACCAAGACCCGCGAGCTGGACCTGAAGCACAAGGAACAGCTGCTCGAGAACAACGAGGCCCAGCTCGAACGCAATCGTCAGAAGGTCGACACGATCATCGACGAGCAGAATGCGAAGCTGGAAACCATTGCCGCAATGACGCGCGACGAAGCTCGCCAGCATCTCTTCGACAATCTGAAGCGCAAGGTGCAGCGCGAGTCGGTCCAGCATTTCAACGAGATCCGCGAGAAGGCACGGCTCTACGCCTTCCAGGAAGCACGTCAGATTCTGCTGAGTGCCATGGAGCGCACCTGCCTGGAGCTGAGCCATCAGGGCACCGTGACCACGGTGAAACTGACTTCCGACGAGATCAAGGGCCGCATCATCGGGCGCGAAGGCCGCAACATCCGCTCCTTCGAGACCGTCACCGGCGTGGAACTGCTGGTGGACGACACTCCCCAGACCGTGATTCTCTCCAGCTTCGATCCCCTGCGCCGCGAGATCGCCCGGATCACGCTGGAGCGCCTGCTCAACGACGGGCGCATCCATCCGGCGCGCATCGAGGAAGTGCACGAGAGCACGGTCGAGGAAATGGACCTGATGCTGCGCGAGATCGGCGAACAGGCCATGCTGGACCTGGGCGTGCACGGTCTGCATCCCGAGCTGGTGCTCAATCTGGGCCGGCTGGGCTTCAAGAATGCCTGGGGCCAGAACGTGTTGGCTCACAGCAAGGAAGTGGCCACCATCGCGGGCATTCTGGCCGCCGAACTGGGCCTCGATCCGCGCCAGGTGCGCCGCGCCGGTCTGCTGCATGACATTGGAATGGCCCTGGACGGCTACTCCGAGAAGAAGTCCACCGAGCTGGGTGGCGACCTGGTCAAGAAACTGGGCGAAAACCCGGTGATCGAGCAGGCCATCCGCAGCATGGGCAACGAGCAGCAGCGCGACAACCTGATCTCGAGTCTGCTCTCGATCGCCAACACCATTTCCAGTTCGCGACCCGGCGTGCGCGACGACGAGATTGGCCATTATGTGCAACGCCTGACCCAGATCGAAGCCATCGCGCACGAGTTCGAAGGAGTCGACAAGGCCTTCGTGCTGCAGGCGGGGCGCGAACTGCGCGTGCTGGTGTCCAACACGGTGCTCGAAGACGACGAGCTGGATGATCTGGCCCAGAATCTGGCCCAGCGCATCCAGCGCGAGGTGCTGTACCCGGGCCAGATCAAGATTTCCGTGCTGCGCGAGTTCCGCAGCGTGGAACTGGCCCATTAG
- a CDS encoding YmdB family metallophosphoesterase: protein MEALEAHLPGLIHEHSADACIVNGENAWEGKSLNQSLLQRMRKAGAQVITGGNHTWDRFQIHGLLKTEQALLRPLNYPPGCSGTGICQILMPGGQPLIVINLQGRVYMQNIDCPFRAADRELERIEREFEGRDRKPAIFIDIHAEATAEKQALARYLDGRVTAVVGTHTHVQTADERILEKGTAFLTDAGMTGCHESVIGMKTEVALKRFLLQTPQKYEEALGKPRIQGAVVRVEDGQTTALSIRRFSQPDFPRGQ from the coding sequence ATGGAGGCACTTGAGGCCCATCTGCCGGGTCTGATCCACGAACATTCCGCGGATGCCTGCATCGTCAACGGCGAAAACGCCTGGGAGGGCAAGAGCCTGAACCAGAGCCTGCTTCAGCGCATGCGCAAGGCGGGTGCCCAGGTGATCACGGGCGGCAATCACACCTGGGACCGCTTCCAGATCCACGGTCTGCTCAAGACCGAACAGGCCCTGCTGCGTCCCCTGAACTATCCTCCCGGCTGCAGTGGCACCGGCATCTGCCAGATCCTGATGCCCGGCGGCCAGCCCCTGATCGTGATCAACCTGCAGGGGCGTGTCTACATGCAGAACATCGACTGCCCTTTCCGCGCAGCCGACCGCGAACTCGAGCGCATCGAGCGCGAATTCGAAGGGCGTGATCGCAAGCCGGCGATCTTCATCGACATCCACGCCGAGGCCACCGCCGAAAAGCAGGCTCTGGCCCGATATCTCGATGGACGAGTGACGGCCGTGGTGGGCACTCATACCCACGTGCAGACCGCCGACGAGCGGATCCTGGAGAAGGGCACCGCCTTCCTTACCGACGCGGGCATGACCGGCTGCCACGAGAGCGTGATCGGGATGAAGACCGAGGTCGCGCTCAAGCGCTTTCTGCTGCAGACTCCCCAGAAGTACGAAGAAGCCCTGGGCAAGCCCCGGATCCAGGGAGCCGTGGTGCGCGTGGAAGATGGCCAGACCACCGCACTGTCGATCCGGCGCTTCAGTCAGCCGGACTTTCCCCGGGGCCAATAG
- a CDS encoding amidohydrolase family protein — MSRTLIQDALCFNPADGSRRRASVLLEGTRIGALLSPDSPVPANTRTLSAHGAFLMPAFHDAHTHFWMGGEFLDALDAGPVRDRSSLCQELLRHAARCRSQGDARSRGGWILGFGLHQDMSLPSLAELDEATGGVPLFLETHDLHSVMVNSTVLQLAGIDAHTPDPPGGSIQHDPQGRPTGLLRENAVDLVRGLKPDPSQSDIRRAILRAQQHAFSLGITAVDENIRLFLLPAYKALATSGELKVAVHGWLIDRNLGEAVFAERPFELGRLKVDTLKLFSDGALGSRSAAVELPYLDGSRGDFVAPLDEIARFMERGAAQGWRLAVHAIGDRAVDRMLAIYEELDRKGLPVRERRHRIEHAQMIRPGDEARFRELGILPSLQPVHCAGDQDGMEERLDARGIARCFIWKGLDHPGAILPLGSDWPVESLDPRLTLYHGASQTSFQGKRLLDPAQALSVDRLLQGLTIDAARAAFWEQHRGSLEPGMDADLVLLDQDPAQLPLPDLRSVPIRSTWCAGEHVHGVDSPGHAS; from the coding sequence GTGAGCCGCACCCTGATCCAGGACGCCCTGTGTTTCAACCCGGCTGACGGCAGCCGCCGTCGTGCGTCGGTGCTGCTGGAAGGCACACGCATCGGCGCCCTGCTGTCTCCTGACTCTCCGGTTCCCGCCAACACCCGCACCCTGAGCGCCCACGGTGCATTCCTGATGCCCGCTTTCCATGACGCCCATACCCATTTCTGGATGGGGGGCGAATTTCTGGATGCTCTGGATGCCGGACCCGTGCGTGATCGCAGCAGCCTGTGTCAGGAACTGCTGCGCCATGCCGCGCGCTGCCGGAGTCAAGGAGATGCCCGCAGCCGCGGTGGCTGGATTCTGGGCTTCGGCCTGCATCAGGACATGTCCCTGCCCAGCCTGGCCGAACTGGATGAGGCCACCGGCGGTGTGCCGCTGTTCCTGGAAACCCACGACCTGCACAGCGTCATGGTCAATTCCACGGTGCTGCAGCTGGCGGGCATCGACGCCCATACGCCCGATCCGCCCGGCGGCAGCATCCAGCATGACCCGCAGGGGAGACCCACCGGATTGTTGCGCGAGAATGCGGTGGATCTGGTGCGTGGGCTGAAACCCGACCCGTCCCAATCGGACATCCGCCGCGCGATCCTGCGGGCCCAGCAGCATGCCTTCAGCCTGGGTATCACGGCGGTGGACGAGAACATCCGCCTGTTTCTGCTGCCGGCCTACAAGGCTCTGGCCACTTCGGGCGAGTTGAAGGTGGCCGTGCACGGCTGGCTGATCGACCGGAACCTGGGAGAGGCGGTCTTCGCCGAGCGGCCCTTCGAACTGGGCCGGCTGAAGGTGGACACGCTCAAACTGTTCTCCGACGGAGCCCTGGGCAGCCGCAGCGCTGCCGTGGAACTGCCCTACCTCGATGGCAGCCGTGGTGACTTCGTGGCCCCACTGGACGAGATCGCCCGCTTCATGGAACGAGGAGCCGCCCAGGGGTGGCGTCTGGCGGTGCACGCCATTGGCGACCGCGCCGTGGACCGCATGCTGGCGATCTACGAGGAGCTGGACCGCAAGGGCTTGCCGGTCCGCGAACGCCGTCATCGCATCGAACATGCGCAGATGATCCGTCCCGGCGACGAAGCCCGTTTCCGTGAGCTGGGAATTCTGCCCAGCCTGCAACCCGTGCACTGCGCCGGCGACCAGGACGGCATGGAAGAGCGTCTGGATGCCCGCGGCATCGCCCGCTGTTTCATCTGGAAGGGGCTGGATCATCCGGGTGCGATCCTGCCATTGGGCAGCGACTGGCCCGTGGAAAGTCTGGACCCGCGGCTGACCCTGTATCACGGTGCCAGCCAGACCAGTTTCCAGGGGAAACGCCTGCTGGACCCGGCCCAGGCCCTGAGCGTCGATCGCCTGCTGCAGGGCCTGACCATCGATGCCGCTCGCGCGGCGTTCTGGGAACAGCACCGTGGTTCGCTTGAGCCCGGCATGGATGCGGATCTGGTGCTGCTTGATC